The following coding sequences lie in one Halorarum halophilum genomic window:
- a CDS encoding enolase C-terminal domain-like protein — translation MEIAEMEVIPVAHREPPLRNSWGVHSELAARTIVRVTTRDGEVGVGETYGDEQVIEALEGAVDLVEGRDPYEVRPLELRLQDSMAYGAIDTALVDLLGRAHDEPAYNVLGGRVRDEVEFSGYLFYKHADSDPDSAAIAPEEVLSAEAMVEEARQFVDRGGFGTLKLKGGVLYPDEEVRTLDLLAEEFGRDTPLRIDPNGTWSVETATRLAKRLRGMDLHLQFLEDPVPSMNAHARLKRRVDYPVATNMFVTEFEHVAPAVEMDAVDVVLSDHHYWGGMRGNVRLDDVAGTLDLGVGMHSNSHLGVSMAAMAHVAAAMPTLRYACDSHYPWMADDVVTEPLSFEAGCIKPEGPGLGVELDEAELQRLHRQYEEGDPLAYSSVSSMAAEYADAMSDVGRSDWLPNKPRW, via the coding sequence ATGGAGATTGCCGAGATGGAGGTGATCCCGGTCGCCCACCGGGAACCGCCGCTCCGGAACTCGTGGGGCGTACACAGCGAACTCGCCGCGCGGACGATCGTCCGCGTGACGACGAGGGACGGCGAGGTCGGCGTCGGCGAGACGTACGGCGACGAGCAGGTCATCGAGGCCCTCGAAGGCGCCGTCGACCTCGTGGAGGGGCGCGACCCCTACGAGGTCCGCCCGCTCGAACTCCGCCTACAGGACTCGATGGCGTACGGAGCCATCGACACCGCGCTCGTCGATCTGCTCGGCCGGGCGCACGACGAACCCGCGTACAACGTCCTCGGCGGGCGCGTCCGCGACGAGGTGGAGTTCTCCGGCTACCTCTTCTACAAGCACGCGGATTCCGACCCCGACTCGGCCGCGATCGCGCCGGAGGAGGTGCTCTCGGCGGAGGCGATGGTCGAGGAGGCCCGCCAGTTCGTCGACCGCGGCGGCTTCGGGACGCTGAAACTGAAGGGGGGCGTCCTCTACCCCGACGAGGAGGTGCGGACGCTCGACCTGCTCGCCGAGGAGTTCGGCCGCGACACGCCGCTTCGCATCGACCCGAACGGGACGTGGAGCGTCGAGACGGCGACTCGTCTCGCGAAGCGCCTGCGCGGGATGGACCTACACCTGCAGTTCCTCGAGGACCCAGTCCCGTCGATGAACGCCCACGCCCGACTCAAGCGACGCGTCGACTACCCGGTGGCGACGAACATGTTCGTCACCGAGTTCGAGCACGTCGCGCCCGCTGTGGAGATGGACGCCGTCGACGTCGTCCTGAGCGACCACCACTACTGGGGCGGGATGCGCGGCAACGTCCGCCTCGACGACGTCGCGGGGACGCTCGACCTCGGCGTCGGGATGCACTCGAACTCCCATCTCGGCGTGAGCATGGCCGCGATGGCGCACGTCGCCGCCGCCATGCCGACCCTCCGCTACGCGTGCGACTCGCACTACCCGTGGATGGCCGACGACGTGGTGACCGAGCCGCTCTCGTTCGAGGCTGGATGCATCAAACCCGAGGGACCGGGTCTCGGCGTCGAACTCGACGAGGCCGAACTCCAGCGACTCCACCGGCAGTACGAGGAGGGCGACCCCCTGGCGTACTCGTCGGTGTCGTCGATGGCTGCCGAGTACGCGGACGCGATGTCCGACGTCGGCCGATCGGACTGGCTGCCGAACAAACCCCGCTGGTAG
- a CDS encoding dihydrodipicolinate synthase family protein has translation MTDIHGVVPPVVTPFEETGEVDADALREEIRYHLDSGVNGVSVAGSTGEGNALSVDEHEEVYGVAVDEVDGSVPVVAGVIATSAREAAAKAERARDAGADAVMATPPHYERPTDDGLVDYFAAVGDAGGLPILIYDVIEKVDVTADLATRIADDVPELYGIKQSGGDMHGLANMLTAVGDELTVLTALDDLLFPSYVLGAVGTIGGVTSIYPRVSVDLWEAVQDGDIDRARTIHEATLPLARAAVWDRDGNYPGGVKAAIELLGRNPGHPRSPIVDSSGADRERIADAVAAMRDRGVYERPENR, from the coding sequence ATGACGGACATCCACGGAGTCGTTCCACCGGTCGTAACGCCGTTCGAAGAGACGGGCGAGGTCGACGCCGACGCGCTGCGCGAGGAGATCCGCTACCACCTCGATTCGGGCGTCAACGGCGTCTCCGTCGCCGGCAGCACCGGCGAGGGAAACGCCCTCTCGGTCGACGAACACGAGGAGGTGTACGGCGTCGCCGTCGACGAGGTCGACGGGTCGGTGCCCGTCGTCGCGGGCGTCATCGCCACCAGCGCCCGCGAGGCGGCCGCGAAGGCCGAACGCGCCCGCGACGCGGGCGCTGACGCCGTCATGGCGACGCCGCCCCACTACGAGCGGCCGACCGACGACGGCCTCGTCGACTACTTCGCCGCCGTCGGCGACGCCGGCGGCCTGCCCATCCTCATCTACGACGTCATCGAGAAGGTGGACGTGACGGCCGACCTGGCCACCCGGATCGCCGACGACGTGCCCGAGCTGTACGGCATCAAACAGAGCGGCGGCGACATGCACGGCCTCGCGAACATGCTCACGGCCGTCGGCGACGAGTTGACCGTCTTGACCGCGCTCGACGACCTGCTCTTCCCGTCGTACGTCCTCGGCGCGGTGGGAACCATCGGCGGCGTCACCTCCATCTACCCCCGCGTGAGCGTCGACCTCTGGGAGGCCGTTCAGGACGGCGACATCGACCGGGCGCGCACCATCCACGAGGCCACGCTCCCGCTCGCGCGGGCGGCGGTGTGGGACCGCGATGGCAACTACCCGGGCGGCGTCAAGGCGGCGATCGAACTGCTCGGTCGGAACCCCGGCCACCCGCGGAGCCCCATCGTCGACTCGTCCGGGGCGGACCGCGAGCGCATCGCCGACGCCGTCGCGGCCATGCGCGACCGCGGCGTCTACGAGCGCCCCGAGAACAGGTAA
- a CDS encoding SDR family oxidoreductase, whose product MARDDTPLDGKTALVTGASSGIGRAAARLLARDGADVAVAARREERLHDLAEGIEADHGRRALAVPTDVTDETQVRELVERTADELGGVDVVVANAGINRQGTVEDISTERYRSLMDVNVDGTFFTAQAAIPALRETAGVLIFVASFAGHYPRPDQPIYAASKWWTRGFALSLAGYLGRDDVGVTVVSPSEVDTEIGIHDGRPAHERFTDIDSATPEEFAECIAFAARQEAPNAVAELGFYRRDKFSNWTRNADR is encoded by the coding sequence ATGGCACGTGACGACACACCACTCGACGGGAAGACGGCGCTCGTGACCGGTGCGAGCTCCGGAATCGGGCGAGCGGCCGCGAGACTGCTCGCCCGCGACGGTGCCGACGTGGCCGTCGCTGCGCGGCGCGAGGAGCGACTCCACGACCTCGCCGAGGGAATCGAGGCCGACCACGGCCGGCGGGCGCTCGCCGTCCCGACGGACGTGACCGACGAGACGCAGGTACGGGAGCTGGTCGAGCGGACGGCCGACGAGCTCGGGGGCGTAGACGTCGTCGTCGCCAACGCCGGCATCAACAGGCAGGGGACCGTCGAGGACATCTCGACCGAGCGGTACCGCTCGCTGATGGACGTCAACGTCGACGGCACCTTCTTCACCGCACAGGCGGCGATTCCCGCGCTCCGGGAGACGGCGGGCGTCCTGATATTTGTCGCGAGTTTCGCGGGGCACTACCCCCGTCCCGACCAGCCGATCTACGCCGCCTCCAAGTGGTGGACCCGCGGGTTCGCGCTGTCGCTGGCGGGCTATCTCGGCCGCGACGACGTGGGCGTCACCGTCGTCAGCCCCAGCGAGGTCGACACGGAGATCGGCATCCACGATGGCCGCCCCGCCCACGAGCGGTTCACCGACATCGACTCGGCGACGCCGGAGGAGTTCGCCGAGTGCATCGCCTTCGCCGCGCGCCAGGAGGCGCCGAACGCCGTCGCCGAACTCGGATTCTACCGTCGGGACAAGTTCAGCAACTGGACGCGGAACGCGGACAGATAG
- a CDS encoding aldo/keto reductase: MEYTTLGATGTTVSRICLGCNSFGSQHGWMLDAEVGRDLVERAVDLGVTFFDTANVYSKGESESILGEALSAYDRDRFVVGTKLYYPMREDDPSSGGLSRKAIEQELDASLDRLGMETVDLYQIHRWDDDTPIKTTMRALDDAVRRGKVRYLGASSMWAHQFADALATSDRLGTERFATMQNHYNLAYREEEREMLPLCARANVGVIPWSPLARGYLARPDDELATTRRAETDDILEGRIDVYRANGGREVNERVEELAAEKGVKMAQIALAWHLHRDEVTAPIVGTTSVEHLEDAVEALDVKLSASDVAYLEEPYEPVPVTGHE, translated from the coding sequence ATGGAGTACACCACGCTCGGGGCGACGGGCACGACGGTGAGCCGCATCTGTCTCGGCTGCAACAGCTTCGGGAGCCAACATGGGTGGATGCTCGACGCGGAGGTGGGCCGCGATCTCGTCGAGCGGGCGGTCGACCTCGGGGTGACCTTCTTCGACACCGCGAACGTCTACTCGAAGGGCGAGTCGGAGTCGATCCTCGGCGAGGCGCTCTCGGCGTACGATCGGGACCGCTTCGTCGTCGGCACGAAGCTCTACTACCCGATGCGGGAGGACGACCCGAGTTCGGGCGGCCTGTCACGGAAGGCCATCGAGCAGGAACTCGACGCCTCGCTCGACCGCCTCGGCATGGAGACGGTCGACCTCTACCAGATCCACCGCTGGGACGACGACACGCCGATCAAGACGACGATGCGTGCACTCGATGACGCGGTCCGGCGGGGGAAGGTGCGGTATCTCGGCGCCTCCTCGATGTGGGCCCACCAGTTCGCCGACGCGCTCGCCACCAGCGACCGCCTCGGCACCGAGCGGTTCGCGACGATGCAGAACCACTACAACCTCGCCTACCGCGAGGAGGAGCGCGAGATGCTCCCGCTCTGTGCGCGAGCGAACGTCGGCGTCATCCCCTGGTCCCCGCTCGCCCGCGGCTACCTCGCTCGTCCCGACGACGAACTCGCTACGACGCGGCGGGCCGAGACGGACGACATCCTCGAGGGGCGCATCGACGTCTATCGCGCGAACGGGGGGCGCGAGGTGAACGAGCGGGTCGAGGAGCTGGCCGCCGAGAAGGGCGTGAAGATGGCCCAGATCGCCCTCGCGTGGCACCTCCACCGCGACGAGGTCACGGCGCCGATCGTGGGGACGACGAGCGTCGAGCACCTCGAGGACGCCGTTGAGGCGCTCGACGTGAAGCTGTCCGCCAGCGACGTGGCGTATCTGGAGGAACCCTACGAACCCGTGCCCGTCACGGGCCACGAGTAG
- a CDS encoding aminopeptidase, with protein sequence MRDLEYAAVTRRVVERLGELTADDEALVVADPGAVELGRALTRAARAADASATLSVVPRLAGHGAEPPAGVAAAMRAVDVVFVVTEHSLVHTEARREAAAAGTRVAVLRGVTPEMLVEGAMTADFEAVRRTTGLVCDALTAASEARVSCPEGTKAAMSLEGRSALPLDGFFHDYGFSNLPPGLAVCSPVEGTAEGTIVLDHAMDGIGAFDEPVELVLDGGRAVEFRGGSAAATLRDRLDAADANARNLAEFAPGTNPAARLTPNLAECKKRLGVLDVALGDNTSIGGTTASELHIDSIITRPAIELDGREVLRDGEYDEAALQAVADG encoded by the coding sequence ATGCGCGACCTGGAGTACGCCGCGGTGACGAGGCGGGTCGTGGAACGGCTGGGCGAACTGACGGCAGACGACGAGGCGCTCGTCGTCGCCGACCCCGGCGCCGTCGAACTCGGCCGGGCGCTCACACGGGCGGCGCGGGCGGCCGATGCCTCCGCCACCCTGTCGGTCGTCCCGCGTCTCGCGGGCCACGGGGCCGAACCCCCGGCGGGTGTCGCCGCGGCCATGCGCGCCGTCGACGTCGTCTTCGTCGTCACGGAGCACTCGCTGGTCCACACCGAGGCCAGACGGGAGGCCGCCGCCGCGGGCACGCGCGTCGCCGTCCTCCGCGGCGTCACCCCCGAGATGCTCGTCGAGGGCGCGATGACTGCGGACTTCGAGGCGGTGCGGCGGACGACGGGGCTGGTCTGTGACGCGCTCACCGCCGCCTCGGAGGCGCGCGTTAGCTGCCCCGAGGGGACCAAGGCGGCGATGAGCCTCGAGGGCCGGTCCGCGCTCCCGCTCGACGGCTTCTTCCACGACTACGGCTTCTCGAACCTCCCGCCCGGGCTGGCTGTCTGCTCGCCGGTCGAGGGGACGGCGGAGGGGACCATCGTCCTCGACCACGCGATGGACGGCATCGGCGCGTTCGACGAACCGGTCGAACTCGTCCTCGACGGTGGCCGCGCCGTCGAGTTCCGCGGCGGGTCGGCCGCGGCGACGCTGCGGGACCGACTCGACGCCGCCGACGCGAACGCGCGGAACCTCGCGGAGTTCGCCCCGGGGACCAACCCGGCGGCGCGACTCACGCCGAACCTCGCCGAGTGCAAGAAGCGTCTCGGCGTCCTCGACGTGGCCCTCGGCGACAACACCAGCATCGGCGGCACCACGGCGAGCGAACTCCACATCGACAGCATCATCACGCGCCCGGCAATCGAACTGGACGGGCGGGAGGTCCTCCGCGACGGCGAGTACGACGAGGCCGCGCTCCAGGCCGTCGCCGACGGCTGA
- a CDS encoding hydroxyacid dehydrogenase produces the protein MAEDRWRVLVPEPMDEAGPESIADVADCVWYDEYDGREQMRADIGRFDAVVVRTFVVDGALLDCADRLKVVSKHGAGLDNVDVEASTEAGVVVCNTPDVNAPSVAEHAMTLLLAVRKRIRVADADVRGGTWDRTKYTASEVRGDTLGLFGSGSIGGEMAALARGFGMDVVFYDPYLPAGEGPLGATRVETTDDLFGCSDAVSVHTPLTDETRGAISTAELDALGQDGILVNTARGGVIDEDALVAALDDGTLAGAGLDVFAEEPPDADHPLFSFENVVVTPHVAGSTVEALERMSRGAAANVRTVYEGRLPETSVNEVDVGE, from the coding sequence ATGGCCGAGGATCGCTGGCGCGTGCTCGTCCCGGAACCGATGGACGAGGCGGGACCGGAGAGCATCGCCGACGTCGCGGACTGCGTGTGGTACGACGAGTACGACGGCCGCGAGCAGATGCGGGCAGACATCGGCCGTTTCGACGCCGTCGTCGTCCGGACTTTCGTCGTGGACGGCGCGCTGCTCGACTGCGCCGACCGCCTGAAGGTCGTCTCGAAACACGGCGCGGGCCTCGACAACGTCGACGTCGAGGCCTCGACCGAGGCGGGCGTCGTCGTCTGCAACACGCCCGACGTGAACGCGCCCTCGGTCGCCGAGCACGCGATGACGCTCCTGCTCGCGGTGCGAAAGCGGATCCGGGTCGCCGACGCCGATGTCCGCGGGGGGACCTGGGACCGGACGAAGTACACGGCGAGCGAGGTCCGCGGCGACACACTGGGCCTGTTCGGGAGCGGCAGCATCGGGGGCGAGATGGCCGCCCTCGCGCGGGGGTTCGGGATGGACGTCGTCTTCTACGACCCGTACCTCCCGGCCGGCGAGGGACCGCTGGGGGCGACGCGCGTCGAGACGACCGACGACCTCTTCGGCTGTTCCGACGCGGTGAGCGTCCACACCCCGCTGACGGACGAGACTCGTGGCGCGATCTCGACGGCGGAACTCGACGCGCTCGGCCAGGACGGCATCCTCGTCAACACCGCGCGCGGCGGCGTCATCGACGAGGACGCGCTCGTCGCGGCGCTCGACGACGGCACCCTCGCGGGCGCGGGGCTCGACGTCTTCGCGGAGGAACCGCCGGACGCCGACCACCCGCTCTTCTCGTTCGAGAACGTCGTGGTGACGCCTCACGTTGCGGGGTCCACCGTCGAAGCGCTGGAGCGGATGAGCCGCGGCGCGGCGGCGAATGTCCGCACGGTCTACGAGGGGCGACTCCCGGAGACGTCTGTGAACGAGGTCGACGTCGGCGAGTGA
- a CDS encoding HpcH/HpaI aldolase family protein, whose amino-acid sequence MSRENKVRERLESGGNVLGARAETMSPVLVEVYGRLGYDFVWLDFEHAGASPYDSTALDPLVRAAESTDIELLVRVPHGEPPLVHKVLDAGVSTLLVPRVESADQVERAVRAARFEFDGEPGDRGWGGGRPTAWGADAENFTERQDEQVLVGAMIESAAAVADVEEILSVPHLGFAFIGANDLSVSLGHPQETDHPEVVDAIERIESACLDANVPFGAPKHDTDAAAAALEDGYSVLRVGDEVGSVREVLGDRLEALR is encoded by the coding sequence ATGAGCCGTGAGAACAAGGTACGGGAACGCCTGGAGTCCGGCGGCAACGTGCTCGGCGCGCGCGCCGAGACGATGTCCCCGGTCCTCGTCGAGGTGTACGGCCGGCTGGGCTACGACTTCGTGTGGCTGGACTTCGAGCACGCGGGCGCGAGCCCCTACGACAGCACCGCCCTCGATCCGCTAGTCCGGGCGGCCGAGAGCACCGACATCGAACTCCTTGTCCGCGTCCCCCACGGGGAGCCGCCGCTCGTCCACAAGGTGCTCGACGCCGGCGTCTCGACGCTGCTCGTCCCGCGGGTCGAGTCGGCCGACCAGGTGGAGCGTGCCGTCAGGGCCGCCCGTTTCGAGTTCGACGGCGAACCCGGCGACCGCGGGTGGGGCGGCGGTCGTCCGACTGCGTGGGGCGCCGACGCGGAGAACTTCACCGAACGGCAGGACGAGCAGGTGCTCGTGGGCGCGATGATCGAGAGCGCGGCGGCCGTCGCGGACGTCGAGGAGATCCTCTCGGTGCCTCACCTCGGCTTCGCGTTCATCGGCGCGAACGACCTTTCCGTCTCGCTCGGCCACCCGCAGGAGACGGACCACCCCGAGGTGGTCGACGCGATCGAGCGGATCGAGTCGGCCTGTCTCGACGCCAACGTGCCCTTCGGCGCTCCCAAGCACGACACCGACGCGGCGGCCGCGGCGCTCGAGGACGGCTACTCCGTCCTCCGCGTCGGCGACGAGGTGGGATCGGTCCGCGAGGTGCTCGGCGACCGCCTCGAGGCGCTCAGATGA
- a CDS encoding MBL fold metallo-hydrolase, which yields MSDVHSTWGDWFVHAEVEAVDPSGLSTWYLGCNGFALRTPETTIYVDPYFGDGRPPNLVRMAPVPMDANDATRCDAVLVTHEHVDHMHPPSFKPLVEGLGASLYAPSASYEEATCDVDVSDYAERCETVEAGDRFEVGDLIVHVRGANDPDAVEPVSYVLEHESGTFFHGGDSRSAETFASVGREFDIDAGVLAFGSNGRRFDPAAGETVHSNVYMNEDQVLEAANDLQLDRLLPTHYGMWKGLDGDPTSLVEHAASFEYPRVIEPITVGDRVDVHRPGIVPMDALTRGEAG from the coding sequence ATGAGCGACGTCCACTCGACTTGGGGCGACTGGTTCGTCCACGCGGAGGTGGAAGCCGTCGACCCGTCGGGGCTGTCGACGTGGTATCTCGGCTGCAATGGGTTCGCCCTCCGGACGCCCGAGACCACCATCTACGTCGATCCATACTTCGGCGACGGCCGCCCGCCGAACCTCGTCCGGATGGCGCCGGTGCCGATGGACGCGAACGACGCGACGCGCTGTGACGCCGTCCTCGTCACGCACGAACACGTCGATCACATGCACCCGCCCTCGTTCAAACCGCTAGTCGAGGGACTCGGCGCCTCGTTGTACGCCCCGTCGGCGTCGTACGAGGAGGCAACGTGCGACGTCGACGTGAGCGACTACGCCGAGCGGTGTGAGACGGTCGAGGCGGGCGACCGCTTCGAGGTGGGCGACCTGATCGTCCACGTCCGGGGCGCGAACGACCCGGACGCCGTCGAACCCGTCTCCTACGTCCTCGAGCACGAGTCGGGGACATTCTTCCACGGCGGCGACTCCAGGTCCGCCGAAACGTTCGCGTCCGTCGGTCGGGAGTTCGACATCGACGCGGGCGTCCTCGCGTTCGGGTCGAACGGGCGTCGGTTCGATCCGGCGGCGGGCGAGACGGTCCACTCGAACGTCTACATGAACGAGGACCAGGTGTTGGAGGCCGCGAACGACCTCCAACTGGACCGACTGCTCCCCACCCATTACGGTATGTGGAAGGGGCTCGACGGCGATCCGACATCGCTCGTCGAGCACGCCGCGTCGTTCGAGTACCCGCGGGTGATCGAACCGATCACCGTCGGCGACCGGGTCGACGTCCACCGGCCCGGCATCGTTCCCATGGACGCGCTCACGCGGGGGGAGGCAGGGTAG
- a CDS encoding mandelate racemase/muconate lactonizing enzyme family protein, with the protein MEITDVRVDALRVPLGTELGDARASVTERYWIVLELDTDAGLTGTGWISTWRVPDLLARYTREFSDLLVGADPFATTALGEAMRERTLYYPGELGFSAHPRSVVDVACWDLKAQAAGVPLYRLLGGTDREVPAYCSRLDAGEDADTVVERHTTQADRGFEAFKTKVGGRSLAADLERVDALRAALGDEAELLVDANQAWTVAEARRAVAALAERGVGWVEEPVSAYDVDAYRRVAAGARVPIATGEMFYRPERLRHLLDAGAVDVAQPDLVRGGGITGLLNAAHLAESHDVLFAPHVHYAVSAHLVSAAPNGLYAEYIPEYDASPLLAAGPTVRDGNVVLPEEPGHGCRLDPDARERNRLDG; encoded by the coding sequence ATGGAAATCACGGACGTCCGAGTCGACGCGCTCCGCGTGCCGCTGGGGACCGAACTCGGCGACGCGCGGGCGTCGGTCACGGAGCGGTACTGGATCGTCCTCGAACTCGACACCGACGCGGGGCTGACGGGCACCGGGTGGATCAGCACGTGGCGCGTGCCCGACCTGCTCGCGCGCTACACCCGGGAGTTCTCGGACCTGCTGGTCGGCGCCGACCCGTTCGCCACGACGGCCCTCGGGGAGGCGATGCGCGAGCGGACGCTCTACTACCCGGGCGAACTCGGGTTCTCCGCGCATCCACGTTCGGTCGTCGACGTTGCCTGCTGGGACCTCAAGGCACAGGCGGCGGGAGTGCCGCTCTACCGCCTCCTCGGCGGCACGGACCGCGAGGTGCCTGCCTACTGTTCGCGCCTCGACGCGGGCGAGGACGCGGATACTGTCGTCGAACGGCATACAACACAGGCCGACCGCGGGTTCGAGGCCTTCAAGACGAAGGTCGGCGGGCGGTCGCTGGCGGCCGACCTCGAACGGGTCGACGCCCTGCGGGCGGCACTCGGCGACGAAGCGGAGCTACTCGTCGATGCCAACCAGGCGTGGACCGTCGCGGAGGCCCGGCGGGCGGTCGCGGCCCTCGCCGAGCGCGGGGTCGGCTGGGTCGAGGAGCCCGTCTCGGCGTACGACGTCGACGCGTACCGCCGGGTCGCGGCGGGGGCGCGCGTCCCCATCGCGACGGGCGAGATGTTCTACCGTCCGGAGCGACTGCGCCACCTGCTCGATGCGGGTGCCGTCGACGTCGCACAACCCGACCTCGTCCGCGGCGGCGGGATCACGGGGCTCCTGAACGCGGCCCACCTCGCCGAGAGCCACGACGTCCTGTTTGCACCGCACGTCCACTACGCCGTCAGCGCACACCTGGTCAGCGCCGCGCCCAACGGCCTGTACGCCGAGTACATCCCGGAGTACGACGCCTCGCCGCTCCTGGCCGCGGGGCCGACTGTCCGCGACGGCAACGTCGTGCTGCCCGAGGAACCCGGTCACGGCTGTCGGCTCGACCCGGACGCTCGCGAGCGGAACCGTCTCGACGGCTGA
- a CDS encoding enolase C-terminal domain-like protein — translation MAPTITRIETTEFAYPLRDVTRNPHGFDLVYEPGRTRERITYGIRIHTDEGVTGEYIGGNPSAFAQVNMVADYLIGEDALARERHWSEMKRALRKYDRMGIGPIDIALWDLAGKYYDAPVHELLGTYRERFPVYVSTYFGSEAGGLDSPEAYADFAEECLDRGFKAFKIHPIGGLDDRDIDREVEMIHAVGERVGDEMDLMLDPVGEYHTFADALTVGRACDEQGFFWYEDPLRGATRSQHASRKLRQLLDTPLLMTELVRGLEPHTDFIAEEATDFARADPEWDGGITGAIKRARAAEGFGLDVEYHLAGPVQRHLLAATRNTNYYELGLVGPDFGVPHVEAPVYVDGYTDAMDAVNDGHVSVQDGPGIGVTYDWDYVEEHALGGRVYD, via the coding sequence ATGGCGCCGACGATCACCCGCATCGAGACCACGGAGTTCGCCTACCCGTTACGGGACGTCACGAGGAACCCCCACGGGTTCGACCTCGTCTACGAACCCGGACGGACGCGCGAGCGGATCACGTACGGGATCCGAATCCACACCGACGAAGGGGTGACGGGCGAGTACATCGGTGGGAATCCGTCCGCCTTCGCGCAGGTGAACATGGTCGCCGACTACCTGATCGGCGAGGACGCCCTGGCACGCGAGCGACACTGGAGCGAGATGAAGCGCGCGCTCCGCAAGTACGACCGGATGGGCATCGGCCCCATCGACATCGCCCTCTGGGACCTCGCCGGGAAGTACTACGACGCGCCCGTCCACGAACTGCTGGGCACCTACCGCGAGCGGTTCCCGGTCTACGTCTCCACGTACTTCGGGAGCGAAGCGGGCGGCCTCGACTCGCCGGAAGCGTACGCCGACTTCGCCGAGGAGTGTCTCGACCGGGGGTTCAAGGCGTTCAAGATCCACCCCATCGGCGGTCTCGACGACCGCGACATCGACCGCGAGGTCGAGATGATCCACGCCGTCGGCGAACGCGTCGGGGACGAGATGGACCTGATGCTGGACCCGGTCGGCGAGTATCACACATTCGCCGACGCGCTGACGGTCGGGAGGGCCTGCGACGAACAGGGGTTCTTCTGGTACGAGGACCCGCTCCGGGGGGCCACCCGTTCACAGCACGCGAGCCGAAAGCTCCGCCAGCTGCTCGATACGCCGCTTCTGATGACCGAACTGGTCCGTGGGCTGGAACCGCACACGGACTTCATCGCCGAGGAAGCGACCGACTTCGCGCGCGCCGATCCCGAGTGGGACGGCGGGATCACGGGCGCGATAAAGCGCGCCCGCGCCGCCGAGGGATTCGGCCTCGACGTGGAGTATCACCTCGCCGGGCCCGTCCAGCGGCACCTGCTGGCGGCGACGCGCAACACGAACTACTACGAACTCGGCCTCGTCGGCCCGGACTTCGGGGTGCCACACGTCGAGGCCCCCGTCTACGTCGACGGCTACACGGACGCGATGGACGCCGTCAACGATGGACACGTGTCCGTCCAAGACGGGCCGGGCATCGGCGTCACCTACGACTGGGACTACGTCGAGGAACACGCGCTCGGCGGGCGGGTCTACGACTAG